In Candidatus Pantoea floridensis, the genomic window TTTTGTTCCTGCGTTAGCTGCTGAGTTAATGCATTGACGGTGGCCTGCGCAGAGATAACGGCAGGTGCCGTTTCGTTCATGTAGCTTTGTAACTGTTTCAGTTGTGCCTGCTGACGCGCCAATTCGCCTTCAATTTGGCTTACCACACCCAAGCGGGCGCTGCTGGTAGATTCCGGGCTAATTAGGTGGTGGTTATTCTGGAACTCCAGCACTTTGACTTTCTCGGCTTGAAGCCGTTGGTAAGCACGGCCGACTTCTTTTTCAACAAAGGCGAGCTGTTCCAGCGCTACCTGGTGTCCCAATTTATTAATGAAGCGATCGGATTCTTGCAACATCAATTTGATGACTCTCTGGCCATACGCGGGATCAAAGGCCTGCAGTTCGATTGTCATTACGCCGGATATTTCATCCAGACGCAGCGCCAGATGATCGCGATAATATTTTAGGAATGCTTCCTGGCTGATGTTGCTACCGAGGCGGGAAAAAAAGTCTACTTGGTGGTTCTGGTAATGGGCTTTCAAGCCCAATTCTTTATCCAGTTTTGCCAGCAGATCGGGAGATTTAAGATACTCCTGGATAAGCTGCACATCTTGATGATTACTGCCACCCAGACCCAATAGTGATAGGGCATCGGGCAACATTTTAAGCTGGTCTGCTTGCTTTACAACGATCTCAGCCCGGCTGACATAGCGATCGGAGGCGATAAAACCAAAGTAGATTCCGGCTATGGCAAAACAGACCACCACCCATAGAAAGCTGCCAAGCTTAAGGCTTTTTTTCCAGGAACGATGAGCAAGGCTATAACCTTTAGAATCAACAATAAAACTCTTAGGCTTGGTTTTTAATTTTTTAAGTTTGCGCTTTAAACACGAAGCGGGTTTGGAACGAGTTGGCTGGTTCATGGTTTTATTGGCTTGTTATAAATTTTGATAAATACGAATGGCGTCTTCAATATCGTCAAACATCTCAAGAGTGTTATTACGCAGCACTATTCCCATGTCGCATTGCTGGCGTAAGTTCTTTATATCGTGTGTGACCATAATCAGGTTTGCGGTTTGGCGTTTTTCTGTGAAAACGTCAATGCACTTCTGTTTAAAGCGGGCATCGCCCACTGAGGTAATCTCGTCAGTCAGATAGATGTCAAAATCAAAGGCCATGCTCATGGCAAATGCGAATTTTGATTTCATACCACTGGAATAGGCTTTAATCGGCAATTCAAAATGCTGGCCGATTTCTGAGAACTCTTTCACCCACTCTTCAATAGCCTGTGTGTCGCGGACACCATGGATACGGCAGACAAAGCGGGTATTTTCTCGTCCGGTCATACTGCCCTGAAAACCACCGCCAAGAGCGAGTGGCCAGGAAACACGACAGTGACGCGTTAGCTTTCCTTTATTGGGCATATCCATCCCGCCCAGCAGGCGCAGCAGGGTGGATTTTCCTGCTCCGTTCGATCCTAAAATACCAATATTGCGATTGCGCGGTAATGTCAGGCTCACGTCACGTAATATATAGTTGCGGCCAAATTTGGTGGGATAATACTTCGTTACGTTATCAAGAATAATCATCTTATTAAGCCCTAGCTGGCGAGCAGTCGACGATGGCTCAGGCGATAGCAACTCATGGCAAATGTCAGTAGCACTAACGTTAAGCTGATTAGGTAGCTCCAGCTGACGTCAGGGCTGGCATAGCCCGTTATCCAGCCGCAGCGTATCAACTCAATGGCATGTACCAGCGGGTTCCAAATAAACCAGTGCTGAAACTGCGGTGGTACGGTTGCAAGGGGATACATAACGCAAGAGATAAACATCAGCGGCATCATCATCAGGCTGAGAAACTTATCTGCTTCTTTAAATAAATTACTTAGAACACAGAAATTTATACCGAGTGAAAATGAAAAAATCATCAGTAAGAAATAGATAAGAATGACCTGCAAAGGATCGTGCGGAATAGCATCAAAACCAAACCATAATAATCCCAATACCAGTACGCAGCCCACAAACAGGCCAATAATGGCTTCGAGAATAAAGCGAGCAACAAAAGTGGAGAACGGAGTGACCTGTCGATAACAAAACAGAGCTTTATTT contains:
- a CDS encoding Wzz/FepE/Etk N-terminal domain-containing protein; this encodes MNQPTRSKPASCLKRKLKKLKTKPKSFIVDSKGYSLAHRSWKKSLKLGSFLWVVVCFAIAGIYFGFIASDRYVSRAEIVVKQADQLKMLPDALSLLGLGGSNHQDVQLIQEYLKSPDLLAKLDKELGLKAHYQNHQVDFFSRLGSNISQEAFLKYYRDHLALRLDEISGVMTIELQAFDPAYGQRVIKLMLQESDRFINKLGHQVALEQLAFVEKEVGRAYQRLQAEKVKVLEFQNNHHLISPESTSSARLGVVSQIEGELARQQAQLKQLQSYMNETAPAVISAQATVNALTQQLTQEQNRLTGVDKNAMNEVTASYLDVQTQATLAADIYKTGLITLEQSRVEAYRKLKHLLVVSQPSLAEDAEYPRRLYNLATVGVLLSLMYGLIVMGLATLREHQD
- a CDS encoding ABC transporter ATP-binding protein; translation: MIILDNVTKYYPTKFGRNYILRDVSLTLPRNRNIGILGSNGAGKSTLLRLLGGMDMPNKGKLTRHCRVSWPLALGGGFQGSMTGRENTRFVCRIHGVRDTQAIEEWVKEFSEIGQHFELPIKAYSSGMKSKFAFAMSMAFDFDIYLTDEITSVGDARFKQKCIDVFTEKRQTANLIMVTHDIKNLRQQCDMGIVLRNNTLEMFDDIEDAIRIYQNL
- a CDS encoding ABC transporter permease, coding for MFKPVLNQIPRSSFQVLRDVTFGLLIRELKTRFGSYRLGYAWALLDPLLMISVFSLIFGMRGQSGFGGAPAPLFITASYLPFLFFRNVVSKLQLAVSANKALFCYRQVTPFSTFVARFILEAIIGLFVGCVLVLGLLWFGFDAIPHDPLQVILIYFLLMIFSFSLGINFCVLSNLFKEADKFLSLMMMPLMFISCVMYPLATVPPQFQHWFIWNPLVHAIELIRCGWITGYASPDVSWSYLISLTLVLLTFAMSCYRLSHRRLLAS